A part of Aegilops tauschii subsp. strangulata cultivar AL8/78 chromosome 2, Aet v6.0, whole genome shotgun sequence genomic DNA contains:
- the LOC109767982 gene encoding APO protein 4, mitochondrial has translation MAFMGRMAGSRIFSELCGSIVNLRMYSSRVDWKQLRPMILKRIKNRTKDYPIKRMIPVAQEVVRAREILTEGVSILLRAVPVQSCKFCPEIHVGAMAHQMKSCHGFKRMIKDRPHQWGPGGLNNILVPVEAFHQENMFQDEIRHDQRFDFTRVPAVLELCHQAGAELPEGLLYRRDELCTAAEANNQNPAPLLSSELRLVGQRTLEAWERLRLGVTKLLLVYPSKVCENCSEVHVGISGHKARMCGVFKFEGWRGKHKWKKAGVDDLVPQKIVWHQRPHDPPILVDSGRDYYGHAPAVVELCVQVGARASPKYNCMMKEHGLAPPVQRDQAT, from the exons ATGGCGTTCATGGGGCGGATGGCCGGCAGTCGCATTTTCTCAGAGCTGTGCGGCTCGATCGTGAATCTGAGGATGTACTCTTCGAGGGTGGACTGGAAGCAGCTGCGGCCCATGATTCTAAAGAGGATCAAGAACCGAACAAAGGATTATCCTATCAAGCGAATGATCCCGGTGGCCCAGGAGGTGGTCAGGGCCAGAGAGATTCTCACTGAAGGCGTCTCGATACTCCTCAGAGCTGTCCCTGTACAATCATGCAA GTTTTGTCCTGAAATTCATGTTGGAGCAATGGCACATCAGATGAAATCATGTCACGGTTTCAAACGTATGATCAAGGATCGACCTCACCAATGGGGCCCAGGCGGCTTGAATAACATCCTTGTCCCTGTTGAGGCCTTCCATCAGGAAAACATGTTTCAGGATGAGATAAGGCATGACCAGAGGTTCGACTTCACTCGTGTCCCGGCTGTACTCGAGCTATGTCATCAGGCAGGTGCAGAGCTACCTGAAGGACTCCTATACAGACGTGATGAGCTATGTACGGCAGCTGAAGCTAACAACCAAAATCCTGCCCCTTTGCTATCTTCTGAACTTAGATTGGTAGGTCAAAGAACACTGGAAGCATGGGAAAGGCTCAGATTAGGTGTGACAAAACTCCTATTGGTCTACCCATCCAAAGTGTGCGAGAATTGCTCTGAAGTGCATGTTGGGATATCAGGGCACAAGGCCAGGATGTGTGGAGTATTTAAGTTTGAGGGCTGGCGGGGAAAACACAAGTGGAAGAAGGCTGGAGTGGATGACCTGGTTCCTCAAAAGATTGTGTGGCATCAGCGGCCTCATGACCCACCAATTCTGGTGGACAGTGGGCGAGATTATTATGGTCATGCTCCTGCTGTTGTGGAGCTTTGTGTGCAAGTAGGTGCAAGAGCATCACCAAAATATAATTGCATGATGAAGGAGCATGGCTTGGCACCACCTGTTCAAAGAGACCAGGCCACATAA